CCTTTTTTGGCTTGATCTTTACTCCCGTTTTTTATGTATTAATGAGTAATTTTTCTCATTATTTGCGGCGAAAAAGAAGTGGAAATTCTGAGGCAGTAAGAGAGTAATATAGGACTCTTTTTTTACCTGAGTTTGTTAGGTCGAAAGGCGATTCATAGCGTCCACAAGTGTAAACTAGGCTGCATAAGCGCAGTTTCTCGCTTGCATTAAAGTTAGCTCATGCGTTGTAAAAATTCCTGCAAATGATTCTTCTCGGATTGACTTAATAAATAGCTGCGTAAATTTTCTATCTGCTTGATATATTCTTCTTGATTAAGTGCCCCTCGCATTAATTCAAAGCGCAAGTAAACACAGTAAGTGTTTAAAACATCTGTTTCACAATAATCTCGAATTTTTTTTAAATTGCCTTGGGAGTATTCTTCCCACACTTTGGCACCGCTCATCCCCATTTTCCCAGGGAACCCAAGCATGGAGGCTATTTCATCCAAGGGGGCAAACGCTTTATTTTGATAGGCTGCAAGAATATCCATTAAATCAAGGTGACGATAATGAAAGCGATTTAAGTAATTGTTCCAGCGGAAGTGTTGATGATTTTCACCATTTTCCCAATAAGTAGGTGCTGAAATCCCGTGTAAAAGAGAGCGATAATGAAGTACGGGTAAATCAAAACCACAGCCATTCCAACTAACAAGTGTCGGTGTATATTTTTCTATGCCTGAAAAGAAGCGTTGAATCAGATCTTTTTCATCAGCTAGTTTTTCATCTCCCAATGACCACACTTTTAGTTGTGAACCCTGACTAAGCACGAGCGAGATAGCCACAATTTTCTGTAGGTAATGCGGAAGAAAATCATTACCTGCTTTAATACGGCGCAGAGTACAAAGCGCTGAGACGGTGTCTTCGTCGGACAGATTTTGCAGGTCATATAATTTTTTGCCAGCTTCAACATCCGGAATGGTTTCAATATCGAATACAAGAATGCTCATTTAATTGGGGATGAATAACAGTTTTGCAACAAACTAACATAGCTTAATCCATTTGTGAATGATTACAGAATCTTTTAAAAAATGTTTAAATTTAGTGGTATTTTTGCTACTAATATGCGGCATAAAAATCAACTAATAAAAAAAATGAAGCTAAAACAATTTGGGTTAATTCTTTGTTCTATACTGCTTGCTTCCTGTGCTACTCGACCTCCTCGTGATGTTAATAATATCTGTAATATTTTCCATCAATACCCCAAATGGTATCGCGATGCGGCTGATGTAGAGCGTCGATGGAAAGTTCCTGTTGCAGTGCAAATGGCAATCATTCATCAAGAGTCAAAATTTAACGGGACTGCAAAACCACCACGCACGAAATTATTATGGATTATTCCCTGGAAGAGACCATCGACTGCCTACGGTTACACACAGGCGCTTCGTTCAACGTGGGCCTTGTATAAACGTTCTTCAGGAGGCGGGGGACTTTGGGCCTCGCGTGATGTTTTTTCGGATGCAGTCGATTTTGTGGGTTGGTATGCCAACCAGGCAAATCGTACTGCTGGTATTCCCCGTAATGATGCTTATCGCTTGTATCTTGCCTATCATGAAGGAATCGGAGGGTATCAACGGAAAACTTATTTAAGGAAACCATGGCTGATTCAAGTCTCTCGTAAGGTGAAGGCGAGATCAGCACTATTTCAGGCTCAGCTAAATCATTGTCGCGGCTCATTACCGCGGCGATCATGGTTTGGATTATAGAGAGGCGCATGAAGGCGGGAACTTTATCTGAGAATAGAGTAGGTTCTGGAGTTCTAGAATAGATTCCCACTGACGTGGGAATGACCGCAACTGTGACAGTTTATCATCATGCAATTTGGGATTTTAGTAATATTTGTCTGATGACATCCAGGTCTTGAAGAGGTAGGATGAAGATTATTTTTAAGTAGGAGCTAATGAATGCGTTTAATGCTATTGGGTGGTCCAGGTGCAGGAAAAGGAACTCAAGCGAAAAAATTGGTTGATCATTTTAATATTCCCCAAATCTCCACAGGAGATATGCTTCGTTCAGCAATTGCTGCGGGCACTGAACTGGGTAAAAGTGCAAAGAAAGTAATGGATGCTGGTGAATTAGTTTCAGATGCGATTATTATTGAACTTGTCAAAGAGCGCCTGCAGCAACCGGACTGTCAAAACGGTTTTTTATTTGATGGCTTTCCACGCACCATTCCTCAAGCTGATGCTTTAAAAAACGCACATATTAAGCTTGATCATGTGATTGAAATAGCTGTACCGGATGAGGAAATTATTGGTCGCATAAGTGGGCGTCTTGTTCATTTACCTTCGGGGCGGATCTATCATATGAAATCGCAGCCACCAAAGAAGAATTTAGTAGACGATATTACGGGAGAGCCATTAGTTCAGCGGGATGATGATAAGGAAGAAACGATTAAACAACGCTTGGCTGTTTATCATCAACAGACAGAACCATTAATTAATTATTATCAGGAGTGGGCTAGAACAGGAAATCCAGAGGCGCCTGAATTTCATCGTGTTGAAGGTGTAGGTTCAGTGAATACTATCTTTGCCAAAATTTTAGCCTGCATTAATCAGGAGAAATCTCATGCCACTTCATGAGTTGAAAACTAAAGAGTTTGAAGCTTTTATTGAAAAAAATCCCCTTGTGTTTATTGATTTTTGGGCTGAATGGTGCGCTCCATGTAAGGAATTTGGGCGAGTGTACCAAACAATAGCTGAACAATATCCAACCATTCAGTTTGCCAAATTAAACATAGAAAGCGAACCTGAACTTGCTGAGGTTTTTCAGATACGTTCTATTCCTCATCTTATGGTTTTTAAGGAAGGTATAGCGATTTATTCAGAGGCGGGCAGTATGCCTGAGTCTGTACTAAAAGATTTAGTAGAACAAGCTATTCAAGTCGATGTCAGTGAAATACGAGCCCAGATAGATCAAGAGAAAAGTTAGATTAAATTAGTCATTCCTCCATACGAAGGAATGACTTTACTTCTTTTTATGCAGTAAATATTCTGTGAGACTCTGTCTGCTTTGCGGGGAGAAATTTAGTCCAAGCTTCGTGCGTCGCCATAGGATATCTTCACAGGTTTGAGCCCATTCTTCATGACACAAATAGTCTACCTCAATCTGATAAAGGCCATGTCCAAAATCATAACCAAGGTCAGCTATTTTTTTACTATCTGCTAATAGTTTTTCAGTGTCTGTACCATAGCTGGCAAGATAGCGATCTCTAATATCATCTGCCAACCAAAAATATTTTTCTTTAGCATAAGGGACGTAATCCTTGTAAGACATAGTCTTTAACCTTGAGCCAGGAAGAGGGGCATGCGCTGTTTGAGAGGCTTTTAAGTAGGGAAAAACAGCCTGTAATTTATTAATTGTTTCTGAAGCTAACTGACGATACGTGGTAATTTTTCCACCGTAAATTGCCACTGCTGGTGCAGGAGAATCAGTGTATAAATAAGTATAATCGCGACTTAGGGCTTTAAGTTCTCCTGGGGCTGCTAATAAGGGTCTAACGCCACTCCAGGTATTAATAATATCTCCTCGTTGAATGGGTGTGCGAAGATAGTGATTTACCAGAGCGCACAAGTAATCAACTTCTGCATTGGATATATGGATTTCATCAAGTGAACCTTCAAATTCAACATCGGTGGTTCCAATCATAGTGTAGCCTTGATAAGGAACTATAAATACAATACGTTTGTCTTCATGTTGCAAAAGATAGGCATGTTTGCCTTCATAGAGCTTATGGACCACAAGATGACTTCCCTTTACTAATGACAATTTGCATTGATTAGTAATTCCAAGTAAATCATTGCATGACTCAACCCAGGGGCCTGTAGCGTTAATCACTGCTTTTGCTCTAAAAAACTTTTCCTCTCCTTGGGAGGTTTGTGCAGTTAACACCCAGATCCCATTTTCCACTCTGGCTTTTGTAGCCTTCATATAATTGTAAATAGTAGCCCCATGCTCTTTTGCAAGCAATGCGTTAGCAATCGTTAAGCGGGAATCATCTGTTGTACAATCATAAAATAAAAAACCTTTATCATATTGAATCTTCAGTGGAGAGAAATAAGGACCTTGTTTGCGTCGAATAAATTTACTTTTTGGTAATCGGTTATTACGGCTTAAATTATCATAGAAAAATAAGCCTGTACGTAATAACCATGTGGGTCGCATGTTTTGCTGATAAGGCAATACAAATAACTGGGGTCGAACAAGATGTGGCGCCAATGTTAACAAGCGTTGACGCTCATCCAACGCTTTTTTTACCAGGCCAAAGTCATAATATTCAAGATAACGCAAGCCACCGTGGATGAGTTTACTGCTACTCGATGATGTTTTTGAAGCAAGATCGCCCTGTTCTAACAGAACAACAGATAAACCGCGCAGGGCAGCATCTGCAGCAGCACCACAGCCATTAATTCCGCCGCCTATCACTGCGACATCAAAAACCTGCTCCATGCTGTTCCTTATAAAAAGTCAATGGTATTGTGTTAATGATACAGGATAAGAGAAATTAATTATAAATTAACTACTAATTCTAGTATTTTAAAAGAAGATTGTTATAGATCTCCAATGGATTAAAAAATTTATAGGAAATTAGCCATGAATTATCTTCTTGCGATTGATCAGGGTACGAGTAGCACCAGGGCTATGATATATACAACCTCCGGTCAACTTATAGCAACGAGTCAATACACACTTACCCAATTTTATCCCAATCCTGGGTGGGTAGAACATGATCCTGAAGAAATTTGGGCTAAGACGCTTAAAGCAATGCAGGATGTTGTGGTTCAGGTAAAGGGTGAAAAAATTCTTGCTTGCGGTATTACTAACCAACGAGAAACTACAGTAATCTGGAATAAAAAAACTGGTCACTGTTTAGCACCAGCAATTGTATGGCAAGATCGCAGGACGGAAGTATTTTGTCAATCTTTAGCTGATTACACTATGTTGCTACAAGAAAAAACCGGTTTATTGCCTGATCCTTATTTTTCGGCAAGTAAACTACACTGGCTTTTAGAGTCGATTCCTGATGCACGCGCTTTAGCTGCTAAAAATGAGCTTGCGTTTGGGACTATGGATACTTTTCTGCTATGGCGTTTAACAAATGGTCGGGCCCATTTAACGGATGTAAGTAATGCCTCGCGCACCTTATTATTTAATATTATTGAGCAGCGATGGGATGATGAATTACTTGCTTTATTTAAAATACCTGTTTCTATCTTACCTGAGGTATGTGCAAGTGATGCCTACTTTGGTGAAATAAACAAGATACATTTGGGAGTCAATATTCCTGTGACAGGCATGGCAGGCGATCAGCAATCGGCATTAATTGGTCAACGGTGTTTTAGTGATGGCATGATTAAGGCTACATTTGGCACCGGCGGATTTTTGCTGATGAATACAGGTGAGAAACCAGTGAAATCTTCTCATCAACTGTTAACAACCATTGCTTATCGGATAAAAGAACAAACAATTTATGGATTGGAAGGTAGTCTCTATCATGCAGGTACTACCATAAAATGGTTACGTGATGAGATGAAAATAATTGATACTGCTGCTGAAACTGAAACACTTGCCAAGCATTTAAAGAGCAATGATGGTGTCTATCTTGTACCTTCTTTTACAGGGCTTGGAGCTCCTCATTGGATTTCTACCCCTGGAGCGGTCATTGTGGGTTTAAGCCGCACGACTAGCCGCGCTCATTTCGCCCGTGCTGCCTTGGAAGCAGTGTGTTATCAAACACGAGATGTGCTTGAGTGTATGAGACAAGACAGCCGTCTCGATGTCTCATTGTTACGTGTTGATGGAGGTATGGCTGCAAATCAGTGGTTTTTACAATACTTGGCCTCTCAATGTCATTTAAGGGTGCAACAGCCGGTAGATATAGAAACAACTGCTCAGGGAGCGGCTATGCTGGCTGCTCTTGGTTGTGGGTTGATTAACTCATTACATGAATTGCAAAAGACTTGGCAATGTGAGAAGGAATTTTTCATGGAAGAGACAGAGGCTATTGAAAGAGAGTATGCGGGCTGGAGAAGAGCTTTGAGAATGGTAAAGGCGGGATAAATAATTGCTTTCTGCCTAAAGAGGGGGCAACAACCCTGGCAGAGCATAGAATCTTAGCTTGAATTATTCATATCCTGCTTTATTTGGTATTTTGGGCTTTGGCGTTGGACCTCATTATTATTACTTAACCTCAGGATACTCTACTTTATAAAATTTTAATGCATTTAAATAAAGCACTTTTTCAACGTGTAAAGGTTCAATAGTATCAAGAATAAGCTGTATATCTTCATCCATAAAGGGACGAGGAGCACGGGTTGAGGGTAAATCGGTACCAAACATTAAGGTATCAGGATTGGCAAGGTTAATGTCTCTTAATACCTGAGGTACGTTAAAATTAACGCGTCCAAACCCTGTTGCTTTTACCTTAACACCATGTTCAGCCAATTTCAAAAGAATGGATAAACCTTCTTTAGATAAACCAAGGTGATCAATACTGACGGCGGGTAGCGCTAGCAAAGTTGAGGATAATTCTTTCAGATCACGTGCGTCGATATACAATTCCACATGCCATTGGGCTAATTCATAAATCCTTGCTGCAAAAGACTGAAGATGAGTTACACTTTCAGAGCCTCCCCGTTTTATATTAAACCGAACACCCCGGATACCTGCTGCTTTTAAAGTTAAAATATCATCGTCTGAGACGGAGTAAGGTAGTTGAATTATTCCCACGAAAGCAGGACCTAATTCTTGTAAGCAGGTTAAAAGATAACTCTGATCAAAGCCCTGAAATGAACCAGAAACAACGAGTCCTCCCAGTAAGTTAAAACGTTTAAGTCGTTGATAATAATCAGCAATAGTAAAAGATGAAGGTAGATAATTATTGTTTGGAACTAGAGGAAAGCGCGGGTCAATGAGATGAAAATGACTATCAAAAAAGCAAATCCTTTGCATTAAATATTCCTGCCAGAGATTAGCAGCCAACGGCTGCTAGTAATTAACCTATTTCACATCGCGTTTGGGTTCACCGGTGTAAAGTTGGCGGGGTCTGCCAATTTTTGATTTGTTTTCGACCATTTCCATCCAGTGAGACATCCATCCTACAGTTCTTGCCAATGCAAAAATTACGGTGTACATATTGGTAGGAATACCAATAGCACTTAAGGTAATTCCGGAATAGAAATCAACATTGGGATACAATTTTTTCTCAATGAAATAATCGTCTTCCAGGGCAATACGCTCAAGTTCCAAAGCCAGCTTGAACAAGGGTGCCTCATGAGCACCAACTGCATTCAGTACTTCGTAGCAAGTTTTACGCATTACTTTTGCACGAGGATCATAGCTTTTATAAACACGATGACCAAAACCCATTAAACGGAAAGGATCATCCTTATCCTTGGCACGCTTGATATAGTGATTGATGTGTTTAATATCGCCAATTTCCTTTAACATGTTTAGGCAAGCTTCATTGGCACCACCATGAGCAGGCCCCCATAATGCTCCGATTCCGGCAGAAATACAGGCATAAGGATTGGCTCCGGTTGAACCTGCGAGTCGCACTGTGGATGTTGACGCGTTTTGTTCATGATCGGCATGTAGCGTAAAAATTGTATCCATTGCATTTACAATAACCGGATCGGGCAACACATCCTCAGAAGGCACACCAAACATCATGTGTAAAAAATTCTCTGCATAAGACATTTTATTCTGGGGGTACATATAAGGCTGACCTATGGAATATTTATAGCTCATTGCAGCCAGAGTAGGCATTTTGGCAATTAAACGAATTGCAGAAATGTAACGATCCTTATGGTTGGTTAAATCAATAGAATCGTGATAAAACGCAGATAATGCACCGACAATTCCGACCATGATTGCCATAGGATGAGCGTCTCGACGGAAGCCATTTAGAAAATTATACATCTGTTGATGCACCATCGTATGGTTGTTAATCAAATTAACAAAGTCCTTTTTTTCTTTTTCGTCAGGAAGCTCCCCATTGAGCAGCAAATAACTCACATCAAGAAAGTCTTTTTTCTCGGCTAATTGCTCAATCGGATAGCCTCTGTAAAGTAATATTCCTTTCTCTCCATCAATATAGGTAATTTTTGATTCACAGGAAGCAGTGGCAACAAAGCCTGGATCAAAGGTAAAGTAGCCTTGTGTAGCCAATTTGTTTATATCAATTACATCATTACCAAGTGTTGGGCTATAAATTGGAAGCTCAATCGGATCATGGGCGTCTATACTAAGTTGTGCAACTTTTTGAGTCATCGCGTCTCCTAAGTTATGGCTTCATAGCCTCTCGCTTGCATTAGTGCGCAGAACTATATAAAAATGGCCCTTTACAGTCAATTTATCTGTATGCAAATTCAATTTTAACATGCGATAATTTTAGCTTTTTAGTAGGGAATTAAGAATGATAAAGCCAGCGGAATTACCGTTTAATAAGCGCGGAGCCGTTTATCACCTGGATTTGAGGGAGGATGAACTGGCTGATTTTATTATTACGGTAGGCGATCCAGGGCGTGTTCAATTAGTTAGCCAATATTTTGATAAATTGGAATTTCAAGGCTCACATCGCGAATTTATAACCCATACCGGTTATATTGGTTCACGCCGATTAAGTGTGATCTCGACGGGAATTGGCATGCCTAACATTGATATTGTCATGACAGAGCTTGACGCTTTAGCGAATATTGATCTGGCAACGCGAACAATGCGAGACAAACCGCGCTCATTAACGATTATTCGTCTCGGTACAACAGGAGGAATTAAGCCAGATTGTAAACCTGGTGACATTATGATTAGTCGTTATGGAATTGGATTTGATAGTTTGCTGAGCTATTACGACTATGAATTATCTTCCGATTTAAAAGATTTAAAAGCAGCACTACTCAGTCATTTAGGCACAGAAACAGGGCCTTTCTTCGTAGCTGATGCGGATGAACTGTTGGTTAACCATTTTAAAAGTCTTGGTACAGTAGGTATTACTGCCACTTGTGGTGGTTTTTATGGTCCCCAATGTAGAAGTATACGTCTGCCTTTGCGATATCCCAATTTTTTAAATCAATTGAGCAAATTTAGTTTTGCTGGCTTAAGCGTAACCAATCTTGAAATGGAAACTGCTGCAATATTAGGTTTGGGAAGTTTATTGGGCCATCAATGTTTGTCAGTCAGTGTGATTTTGGCTAATCGTATGACGGGTGAGTTTTTGCATAACATTAAATTAAGTGTTGACAAATTTATTATTAGTTTCTTGGAGAGAATTTCTTATTTACCACAGAATCAGGCGTAAAATTAGAGGCGCGATTAAGCAAATTGTCTTGCTGGGTCTCGCTGTTGACCCTGAGCAATCCTCAAAAAATTTTATACCTCTTTACGTACCGTGGCAACCTTTGAATTACTCATTTTGTTTTGTGACTATCTCTTAGTGTTTGACCGCAGCGGTTCATGCCTCGTTAAGTTTACTGAATCTGCGATGAAGTCTGGATGTGTCGAGAATTATTGAGAACAGATCTAATCATTAAACTCGCATTTTAATCGCAGCCAAAGTTAGGATATTGATTCAATTGAAGCGCCCTGTGTGCTATCATTCCAAGTTAATTTATCTGCAAATAACGCATAAGGATACGTCCTAGCATGGTTTATTTAGCCAAAGAAGTCATACCCGTCAATATTGAAGACGAATTAAAACAATCTTACCTCGATTATGCGATGAGTGTTATCGTGGGTCGAGCCTTGCCTGATGTGCGTGATGGTTTAAAGCCTGTACATAGGCGTGTGCTTTTTGCCATGAGTGAATTAGGCAATGATTGGAATAAACCTTATAAAAAATCAGCTCGTGTTGTGGGGGATGTCATTGGTAAATACCATCCTCATGGAGATACGGCCGTGTACGATACGATTGTTCGTATGGCTCAACCTTTCTCCATGCGTTACATGCTGATTGACGGACAGGGTAACTTTGGTTCTGTTGATGGTGATTTTGCTGCCGCTATGCGTTACACCGAAGTTAGAATGTCAAAGATTGCTCATGCTTTGCTAGCCGATCTGGAAAAAGAAACGGTTGATTTCAGTCCTAACTATGATGAAACTGAATTTGCTCCCGTTGTTTTACCAGCAAGAATTCCTAATCTTTTAGTGAATGGCTCCTCGGGTATCGCAGTAGGGATGGCAACCAATATTCCGCCTCATAATTTGACTGAAATTCTTAATGCTTGCGTGGCTTTGGTCGATAATCCAGAGCTGTCATTTGAGGATTTAATGGAATATATTCCAGGGCCGGATTTTCCGACAGCCGCTATTATTAATGGTAAAGCAGGGATTGTTCAGGCTTATCGTACCGGTCGTGGTCGTATTTATGTACGTGCCCGAACTGAGATTGAAACAGAAAATCAGACAGGCCGACAATCCATTATTATTACGGAGCTACCTTACCAGGTGAATAAAGCTCGCCTGGTTGAAAAAATCGCAGAACTGGTACGGGAAAAGCGTATCGAGGGCATTTCCGGCTTACGAGATGAGTCAGACAAGCAAGGAATGCGTGTTGTAATTGAACTGAAACGTGGTGAGGTTCCTGAAGTTATTTTGAATAATCTGTATGCCCATACGCAAATGCAAAATGTATTTGGCATCAATATGGTGGCTTTGGTTGATGGGCAGCCTCGTACTTTAAATTTAAAGGAAGTTCTGGAATATTTCATTAAGCATCGCCGCGAAGTAGTTACCAGGCGTACGATTTTTGAACTTAAGAAAGCAAGAAATCGTGCCCATATTTTGGAAGGATTGGGTGTTGCGCTGGCAAATATTGATGAAATGATTGAATTAATCAAAAAATCAGCGACACCTCAAGAGGCTAAAGAGGCCCTATTAGCACGTGTCTGGGAGCCAGGATTAGTGATGGCAATGCTTAAGAACACAGGGAGTGATGCTTCGCGTCCTGATGGCTTGGGCAGCGACTATGGCTTAACAGACGCAGGTTATCGTTTGTCAGCAGAGCAGGCTCAAGCCATTCTTGAGTTAAGACTACATCGGTTAACTGCTCTGGAACAGGATAAAATTATTAATGAATTTGAGGAGTTGCTGAAAGTTATTAAAGAGTTGCTGGAAATTCTGGCATCTCCTGAACGTCTTATGCAGGTTATCCGTGAAGAGTTATTAGAGGTTAAATCTCAATTTGGTGACGCTCGTCGCACTGAAATTATTGCTTCTCAAGAAGATTTAACTATCGAAGATCTCATTACTGAGGAAAATGTTGTTGTTACTTTATCCCATCAGGGTTATGTTAAATATCAACCTATCTCTGCCTACCAGGCACAACGCCGTGGTGGTAAGGGTAAATCAGCGACCAATGTTAAAGAGGAGGATTTTGTCGAACGGTTGGTGATTGCAAGTACTCACGATACGTTGCTATGCTTTTCAGATTATGGAAAATTATACTGGTTAAAAGCCTACCAGTTACCACTTGCCAGTCGAATTTCACGAGGTAAGCCCATTGTTAATATTCTTCCTCTTGCAGAGGATGAGTCTATCAACGCCATGTTACCCGTTCGAGAGTTTACTGAAGGCTACTTTGTTTTCATGGCAACCAAACATGGTACTGTTAAAAAAGTACCGCTTGAAGCATTTAGTCGTCCCCGTTCCAGCGGAATAATTGCCGTAGATTTGGATGAAGGTGATCGCCTTGTAGGTGTTGATATCACCGATGGCAGCAAAGACATTATGCTATTCACTGATGCTGGCAAGGTTGTCCGGTTTGATGAGAATCTTGTGCGTCCAATGGGTAGAACTGCTCGCGGGGTCCGTGGCATTCGACTACAAGAAAACCAATCGGTCATTTCCTTAGTAGTCGCTAAACCACAAGGGACGATATTAACAGCTACTGAAAATGGTTATGGTAAACGTACTAATATTGAAGAATATCGTATTTCAGGCCGGGGCGGACAAGGTGTGATTTCTATTCAGGTTAATGAACGAAATGGCAAGGTAGTACGTGCCTTACAAGTTGAAGAGAGCGATGAGGCCATGCTAATTACTGATAAAGGCACTTTGGTACGCTTTAAAGTGGCTGAACTATCCATTATCGGGCGTAATACGCAAGGTGTTCGTCTTATTAATGTGAGCCCCGGGGAGCATGTGGTTGGAATGCAGCGTATAGAAGATCTGGGTGAAGGTGACGAGGATTCTGATTTGTCTGAACAAGCCCATGCTTATGATGCATTTTCTTCCGATGAAACTCCTGAAGGCGATAATGAGTAGGGCTTATAATTTTGGTGCAGGCCCTGCTATGTTGCCTGAGCCCATTTTAAGAGAAGCGCAACAGGAACTATTAAATTGGCACAATTCAGGGATGTCAGTTATGGAAATAGGCCATAGAACTCCCGAATTTATACAGTTAATGATACAGGCAGAGCAGGATTTACGCGAGCTTTTAGCCATCCCTGCCAATTACCATGTTTTATTTTTAGGGGGGGCTGCGCGTACACAATTTAGTATGATTCCTCTAAATTTTTTAGAGGATGGACAACAAGCTGGCTATTTAATCACTGGGCTTTGGTCTTCAATCGCTTATCAGGAGGCTTTAAAACTTAAAAAAGCCTATTGTGTTGCAACTGATGAAAAAAAC
This region of Legionella clemsonensis genomic DNA includes:
- a CDS encoding 3'-5' exonuclease — its product is MSILVFDIETIPDVEAGKKLYDLQNLSDEDTVSALCTLRRIKAGNDFLPHYLQKIVAISLVLSQGSQLKVWSLGDEKLADEKDLIQRFFSGIEKYTPTLVSWNGCGFDLPVLHYRSLLHGISAPTYWENGENHQHFRWNNYLNRFHYRHLDLMDILAAYQNKAFAPLDEIASMLGFPGKMGMSGAKVWEEYSQGNLKKIRDYCETDVLNTYCVYLRFELMRGALNQEEYIKQIENLRSYLLSQSEKNHLQEFLQRMS
- a CDS encoding transglycosylase SLT domain-containing protein, which translates into the protein MKLKQFGLILCSILLASCATRPPRDVNNICNIFHQYPKWYRDAADVERRWKVPVAVQMAIIHQESKFNGTAKPPRTKLLWIIPWKRPSTAYGYTQALRSTWALYKRSSGGGGLWASRDVFSDAVDFVGWYANQANRTAGIPRNDAYRLYLAYHEGIGGYQRKTYLRKPWLIQVSRKVKARSALFQAQLNHCRGSLPRRSWFGL
- the adk gene encoding adenylate kinase, giving the protein MRLMLLGGPGAGKGTQAKKLVDHFNIPQISTGDMLRSAIAAGTELGKSAKKVMDAGELVSDAIIIELVKERLQQPDCQNGFLFDGFPRTIPQADALKNAHIKLDHVIEIAVPDEEIIGRISGRLVHLPSGRIYHMKSQPPKKNLVDDITGEPLVQRDDDKEETIKQRLAVYHQQTEPLINYYQEWARTGNPEAPEFHRVEGVGSVNTIFAKILACINQEKSHATS
- a CDS encoding thioredoxin family protein gives rise to the protein MPLHELKTKEFEAFIEKNPLVFIDFWAEWCAPCKEFGRVYQTIAEQYPTIQFAKLNIESEPELAEVFQIRSIPHLMVFKEGIAIYSEAGSMPESVLKDLVEQAIQVDVSEIRAQIDQEKS
- the glpD gene encoding glycerol-3-phosphate dehydrogenase, producing MEQVFDVAVIGGGINGCGAAADAALRGLSVVLLEQGDLASKTSSSSSKLIHGGLRYLEYYDFGLVKKALDERQRLLTLAPHLVRPQLFVLPYQQNMRPTWLLRTGLFFYDNLSRNNRLPKSKFIRRKQGPYFSPLKIQYDKGFLFYDCTTDDSRLTIANALLAKEHGATIYNYMKATKARVENGIWVLTAQTSQGEEKFFRAKAVINATGPWVESCNDLLGITNQCKLSLVKGSHLVVHKLYEGKHAYLLQHEDKRIVFIVPYQGYTMIGTTDVEFEGSLDEIHISNAEVDYLCALVNHYLRTPIQRGDIINTWSGVRPLLAAPGELKALSRDYTYLYTDSPAPAVAIYGGKITTYRQLASETINKLQAVFPYLKASQTAHAPLPGSRLKTMSYKDYVPYAKEKYFWLADDIRDRYLASYGTDTEKLLADSKKIADLGYDFGHGLYQIEVDYLCHEEWAQTCEDILWRRTKLGLNFSPQSRQSLTEYLLHKKK
- the glpK gene encoding glycerol kinase GlpK, which codes for MNYLLAIDQGTSSTRAMIYTTSGQLIATSQYTLTQFYPNPGWVEHDPEEIWAKTLKAMQDVVVQVKGEKILACGITNQRETTVIWNKKTGHCLAPAIVWQDRRTEVFCQSLADYTMLLQEKTGLLPDPYFSASKLHWLLESIPDARALAAKNELAFGTMDTFLLWRLTNGRAHLTDVSNASRTLLFNIIEQRWDDELLALFKIPVSILPEVCASDAYFGEINKIHLGVNIPVTGMAGDQQSALIGQRCFSDGMIKATFGTGGFLLMNTGEKPVKSSHQLLTTIAYRIKEQTIYGLEGSLYHAGTTIKWLRDEMKIIDTAAETETLAKHLKSNDGVYLVPSFTGLGAPHWISTPGAVIVGLSRTTSRAHFARAALEAVCYQTRDVLECMRQDSRLDVSLLRVDGGMAANQWFLQYLASQCHLRVQQPVDIETTAQGAAMLAALGCGLINSLHELQKTWQCEKEFFMEETEAIEREYAGWRRALRMVKAG
- a CDS encoding amidohydrolase family protein, which encodes MQRICFFDSHFHLIDPRFPLVPNNNYLPSSFTIADYYQRLKRFNLLGGLVVSGSFQGFDQSYLLTCLQELGPAFVGIIQLPYSVSDDDILTLKAAGIRGVRFNIKRGGSESVTHLQSFAARIYELAQWHVELYIDARDLKELSSTLLALPAVSIDHLGLSKEGLSILLKLAEHGVKVKATGFGRVNFNVPQVLRDINLANPDTLMFGTDLPSTRAPRPFMDEDIQLILDTIEPLHVEKVLYLNALKFYKVEYPEVK
- the gltA gene encoding citrate synthase, producing MTQKVAQLSIDAHDPIELPIYSPTLGNDVIDINKLATQGYFTFDPGFVATASCESKITYIDGEKGILLYRGYPIEQLAEKKDFLDVSYLLLNGELPDEKEKKDFVNLINNHTMVHQQMYNFLNGFRRDAHPMAIMVGIVGALSAFYHDSIDLTNHKDRYISAIRLIAKMPTLAAMSYKYSIGQPYMYPQNKMSYAENFLHMMFGVPSEDVLPDPVIVNAMDTIFTLHADHEQNASTSTVRLAGSTGANPYACISAGIGALWGPAHGGANEACLNMLKEIGDIKHINHYIKRAKDKDDPFRLMGFGHRVYKSYDPRAKVMRKTCYEVLNAVGAHEAPLFKLALELERIALEDDYFIEKKLYPNVDFYSGITLSAIGIPTNMYTVIFALARTVGWMSHWMEMVENKSKIGRPRQLYTGEPKRDVK
- a CDS encoding nucleoside phosphorylase, with amino-acid sequence MIKPAELPFNKRGAVYHLDLREDELADFIITVGDPGRVQLVSQYFDKLEFQGSHREFITHTGYIGSRRLSVISTGIGMPNIDIVMTELDALANIDLATRTMRDKPRSLTIIRLGTTGGIKPDCKPGDIMISRYGIGFDSLLSYYDYELSSDLKDLKAALLSHLGTETGPFFVADADELLVNHFKSLGTVGITATCGGFYGPQCRSIRLPLRYPNFLNQLSKFSFAGLSVTNLEMETAAILGLGSLLGHQCLSVSVILANRMTGEFLHNIKLSVDKFIISFLERISYLPQNQA